Below is a genomic region from Haliotis asinina isolate JCU_RB_2024 chromosome 14, JCU_Hal_asi_v2, whole genome shotgun sequence.
taagttctaatgctggctttacagtctgagtatggaataggaagtggtgtaaccgatttgttgagtgctgccttggcagcaagatcagccattttGTTCCCAGAGATGCCTATatggttgggtaaccaacaaaagacgatgccacattggccagtagcaagaacatTACATAACtcaacaatttcaattaaaagtggatgtttacaagaaatattttaatagcctgaagacaagaaagagagtcggaaaagataatatattgtttatgtttaggatgtctttgaacatatttgagagctgttagaATTGCgtgtgcttctgctgtgaaaatagagctgttatccaaTAATCTAGAAGATCTGGATCTCGATCCAATGATAGTttcacaagcaactgcgccaccatccttggacccatcagtaaataatgatttgtatgcactgtatttactttttaattgattgtattcttgtttatattgtaattcgttagtttctgattttttaaactttgccagtgttaggtcaacttgtggcctaactaattgccaaggaggagaagaaagaagacgggaaggagatatgtTCTCTAACCtgatgccagcagcagaaatatattgttggattcttatcccaagaggtggaacaagtgattttttgtattttacaaatcctcataaagaggattaaaaacacagttatgagcaggattagattcatttgaatataactttgtaatatattgtaaagacaatttgatacggcgaagttttaaagatggctcgtcggcctcaacgtagagactgtcaatgggagatgttctgaaagatccaagacaaagcctcAGACCTTGGGGATGCAGAGCTTTAGGTTACTTTTGCAGGtcccaccatatacaatggagtcGTAATCAGGTTTCGATCGGACCAGAGATCaatataaatgaaggagggaAGTTTGGTCCCCatcccattttgaattagacacaacttttaacaaatcgagtgccttcagatacttaatatgtggcagaaaggttagatgcgagtcaaagatgagaccaagaaaTTTAGCTTCCTTCACGACTTTGACGGGTGTGCCATGTAATGATAATTGGGGGTCTTCATGGCgtttgtatttcataaaaaatgtatacaatttgttttattgttagaaaatataaacccgttttccaaacaccatttatgaattttgtttaagcaaatctgtaactgtctctcaatagttcGCATGTTTTTatcacggcaagaaatattaaaatcgtcCACGAAAAGGGATCCATCTATtgaaacctttgaaagactattttaatactaactaaagtgacagacaaaatactgccttgtggaacactctgatcctgattataatgatccaACAGGCCTTTGACCCCACGCGGAcatgaaattgcctgtcagttaaaaactgtgatataaaaagaggcaaacgaccaggcaaaccaaaatcatgtaaatcctttaaaattccatgcttccaagtagtgtcatatgcctttttctaaatcaaagaatatagatactgcatgttgtttggtaATAATAGCAttttgacgaaggattctaaacgtactaaatgatcagtagtacttctattcttccgaaaaaccacactgaatatttgtaatgaggtaagtggtttccagataccaaattaatctgttatttaccattcgttccatggttttacagacgcagctagttaaagaaatcggtctgtaatttgatggatccgtgtgatcccagccaggtttgggtattggcaCGATAATTGCATtaaggaggaaagtttccagacgtccatatcttgtcaaatatatctaaaagcgtCTCCAGGcatgattcaggcaaatgtttcagtatctGATAATGAATAGTGTCATCACCCGCTTCAGTATCGTGGGCTTGGTTCAGAGCAGTGTGGAGCTCATGTATTGAACATACTTCATTttagtcttcaccattattggaaTCAAAGTAAGCTTttatcttttcctgttgtttctgatatctctgaaagtcagggacataatttgccgaggaagaatttttggcaagtgtttctccAATTCTATTTGCAATGTCCGCTTCCTTAAGATAGTAAACAACAGATTTTGAGCCTTTACCTTTTAttcgctgaaccatgttccacaccttagacatgggcgtgcgtgaattaatttttgatgcataatttctccaagattggcgtttgttttgcgTATACGTACGTCGTGCTTTGGCACTAGTAATTTTAACATCGTTaaagttatgaacagtaggatgtctgcgaaaatatGCTTCGGCTTTCTTCCTACGTTTTCTTGCTTGTTGGCATTCGTCgataaaccatggtttacgaatatgaggagTTGCAAAGGACTTAGGAATTGCCTGAgcagcaatttcattcagttgtgttgaaaaAATCTGGATGGGATCTGCTACATTATTGAAGTGGTCTGGTGTTATTTTTTCAACACATAACTGTTTATACAAAGGCCAGTTTGCCTTCATAAAATTCCAACGTGAGAAAGGAGGGTTATCATCAGGTCTTATAGCTTTCAGGATagtagggaagtgatcgctgccacaaaggtcatcatgaacagaccattcaaattcattgtcaaTGTTTGACACTGTGAGAGCTAGATCAAGTGAAGAATATGATCCAGTGGCTGGATGCAGTTACGTAGgagaatcatcattaaaaacacataaattattatcagaaatacaATCTTCAATAATTTTTCCCTTATTGTTCGTATTTGTACTACCCATAGAGGTTGTGCCCATTGAGATCTCCCATgatgatgcagggctttggcagttgatcatacaaactttgaaggtcagATTGTCGAAGAGCTGATGAAGGAGATACATGTAAAGAGCACAAAGTAAGAGCAATGTGCAAGGTAAGtcggactgcaacagcttgaagagaAGTATTCAGCTGAATAGCACTGTGAATAATGTCCTGTCTGACCTAGATCATCCAGTTGCTTTGTCCCCTTCAGGAGAAAATGAATGTTAGCCAGTGTGTTGACGTAAGTTTAAAACATCGTTATGTTTAAGATATGTCTCCTgaagacatattgctgatggcttaaagtcctctgcagttccattggaTCAAGTTCGGAGACGGAATCACGGTGGTTCAATAGGTGATCGCTCTCGAAAACGGGAGGAAGAGAGATCCCTCCTGTTATCCTTTGTAGAGGGAGTAACCTCCATATCCAAAGGATCAAAAGTGTTACGCACAGGTACCTCAGAAGGAATAGGGGACCTggccttttgctgtttttttAATCTTTTCTTGTCTTTCTGTGACATATGAGCAGTGCCAGGTTACTTAGTTGTTAGCTCGGACTGACTGTCTGTCTCATCGAcgttcattttgagtttgagtCGGTGTTTCCGAAGTGTTTTtttgtagtagatgcagtaaGGGTGCTGATGTTGACGGGCTGATCTGACCTAACCCATGTCATTTCAGTCTGGCACATGATTGATGCAGCTGCGACAGGGCGTGCTGCAGCAGCTGCATATGTGACGCTTGAAGAAGGTGTCGAATGGTTATCTATTAAATGTTTTGCTTCAGcagatgaaatattgttttgacatttgatCTTGATAATCTGAGCTTGTCTTTGCCACCGAGGACACATCTTTGAGGAGGACATATGTTTGTCACCACAATTTGAACAgtgaaaatcattttcacagTCTGATCCATCATGGCTGCCACCACACCGGTGACATACCACAGAGTTTGAACAAGAGTGTGAGCCGTGACCAAATTGTTGACAGTTATAACATTGTAGTGGATTTGGGATCTACATCTCCACTCCGATATTAAATAAAGCAGCTTTGATAAACTGAGGAAGTGTTGACCGGGAAAAAGTTAacagataaatatttgttttccgGATGATCCCATCTTTATTTGTGGAGAAACGTTTAACTGATGTTACACCTTGACTTTCACTTTCAGCTGCAATTTCCTGTTCAGACATGTCAAGGAGGCAGTGAGCTCTGCCCCGGACAATGCCACGGCAAGAGTTCAATgtcctgtgcacagacacagcaacctcaaCATTGGCAAATTTAGTAACTGACAATAGATTCAAAGactgctgtctccgtgcacattcaACCAGAAGGGAACCACCACGCAGACGAGAAACATTCTTAACTTCGCCACAAAAATTCCTTGAATTGCTTTGGATATGGCAAATGTATTCAGTTTCATTGGTTCATAGTCAGACGCCTCAATAAATAGGAATCGAGCCCATGAGTCTGTGTTTTGagaaacatgttcatgtgtATGATCAAAATCCAGGTGTCTCTTTTTTTCACTTCGAATTGAACCAGAAGTGTGTTCTGACATGGTTAATAAATAGTATTCAGCATCCccactccccacccgccaccgagtgtcaacaAACAACTGTTATCCAGATGCAAACACTAGGGATAtggggatgctatactccagtaaatatgacatgaatagccATCTTTGTCTAATAAATTAATTGCTCGGCTGGTTCTGCCCATAACAATTATTCATAGACAGACAGTATTCTGCGGTCAACATTACTAGATTGGCccgtgagccaccgccttctggcataggactctaggcattaaATATATCGATAATTTGGAAATGAGAAGTCGAAATAGCCCAGacccaaacagtgagtgagtgtgcaaaAAAAAACCattatctatgcacagggcatgacatgaccagccgattcatagaaccgggccagttctaccacccgtctaggtgaagtcagggccaaagtggtgtgttgagtaaTAGGAACACGGTTTCAAGCCTCCATTGCCcttaaccaccaggatcccttcctccaccgacacagggccgcaacccacggcaaacgggttggtggaccaaatatgtccccgggtccactacgggggtgtcggcgagctcttagcattacccagcatccaccacgaggaggtggctcgccaagGGTGCCTAGCCAATAAAGAGTTGCCTGAATTTATGAAGATATATTCTACCAATATCTATGATAAAAGGGTCTTCACACATTTGagcacatgtggggaatcgaaccaaggacttcgacgtgacgagtgaacactttaaccactagtctaccccgcCGCACCCTAATGAAACGAACAAGGAGAAAAACTAAAACGGTTTATAGCACCGTATTTGACAATCAGACATATATAATCATTCACAAAAATATCTTTCTATAAAGAATATATTGGTAATAGTTGGCAGACCTTTCTGAACATAAACACATATGTTTGGAAGACAAATAATGGTAAAGCAGTCAAGTTTCTGAAGTAGACACATCATTCCTTGAATCGATTTACaggtttgtttacttgtttaaagTGGCAATGCTAACTTCATGGCGTCGATGTGACAACTGTCGAATCTGCAACAGACAATCCAGGCAATGACTTAATGAGCTTCGATCTTTACAAATGGAACCTATGCACCAGTTTACCTTAGTAATACCGCATTGCAGGCAGAGGACACAACATTCTACATGTTCTTGTGCCGCCGGTACTCAGAGATACTACTCCTCTCCGACACCATTTTCTGTTTACACAATTTAGGACTTTCCAATTTAACCCATATGTCTCTTGCATAATTTGCTGAAACATCTCTTCCAGCGAATTTCCTCCTCTTTGCAAAATCACACACTCCCGGCCTTACATGTGGATTGTATTCATTCCTGGGTATACCCTTATGATTTGCCCCAACAACCTTTGCAAGAATCCCTGTGATATGAGCATCCTCCATGTTCACATAGGGCATGTATTCTGCAGCTTCCAGGATCTGCATGGCCATGTTGGTTGGTAGAATATAGATATTGCCTTTCACATGAGGTGGATATACACGGAAAGGATAGGCATGATCACTCACCGCGTACTTCCCTGATGTGTGATGGATTTCATTGGTGAAATATGGACCGATGATCCTGTTGTTCCAGTCAGTTGACTGTAAACGTTCTACCAACCATGGGATGTGGACAAACGAATCCTCGTCATTTTTCATAATGAATTTGGTTCCAGGACAATGATCCTTTACCCACTTCAAACCAGACATAACTTTATAGGTAAGATTGAAATAACTTTCCTTAAAATTTGCCTGGACTATATCATGATTCTCTGAAGCTTCCTTCCGTAAGTCtgtattttctgaaacattttcagtttctccgaaaagaaacacaagtctGACAACAAATGATAAGGATGTACCTGCCcatgtgttattgtgtgtgaaGCTACCCCAGGTCTGACGTATCGAGTTCCTCCAATCTCTGTGTGAAGTCACTGACAGCACGAGGATAATTAAATCCGTCTGGCCATTAGAGCATACATCACTGGCTATTATAAACTTAAAATCCAATGGAGTAACTTTGTGTTCCCGACGTTTGAAAAATGCGGGGTTGTCTTTAGGATGATTCCAAGTTTGaacttttaattttgtttttggtttgggtGGTATAATCTGCGTATTATTCGACTGTTTTCTGTCATGGTCGGATGTAACACTGCTTCCTGACAGTGTCACAGTTTGAGTCCAAATTGTAGGTAGATGTTTGTTGCTATGTTCAGGGTCTTCGCCTGATATGGGTCTTGTTCTGTAGTTGTGGACTCGGACTTGTATGAAGAAGTCTGAATATTTGAGGGCCACCAGAAGAGCAGCAACTGATACGCCCATGAGGGCCAGACAGCAAGCTTTCATCATCTTCGTAGCTAAGCGAGGAAACATAGCGATCTGTTTCGGTGATTTCTGAAAAGGGGACAGAACGAAATTTGATATTGTGAGTACATGGGGAGAGATACGCCACAAATTAAGCATAAGACACATTTAAAAGTCCGTTTGACTCAAAAGTGCACCGATGAATTGCATTCTAAactaataaatataaaatactcgATGAagcgctgatcataatcaaagcaTGGGTTTACCCAGACCAAACCTGTGattttttgtttcagaatttatGGCCGAACAAACATTTGCTTaaaaactatcattaaaatatttacacagttcactatttgttacgggGGATGAGTGCAGAAtggaacagccaggtgttcgagaaaggatggagacgGAACAGCAAAGTTACCACCCTTTCAGCCAAAATGTCTATAAACACGGATTTTATGAACTCTTTATCTACGGACTGTCTTATGCACCATCGGTAGAAACTACCAAGAGTTCAATGGTTTGAAAAGTagcaaaatattctgaaaagtCGCTTGGTTACTTCATGAACAAGTTATTGGTGAGTTTACAGTGTTTAcagggtttagttttacgccgcacacagcctGACCACtagatccccttagtcgcctcttacgacaagcatgagtttatGAAGATCGATATTCTACCCAAGACCTTAAAATTGTGGAAAGCCTTCCGCACGTATCATCTGATAAGGACGAGGTTTACCATGTTTCTTTAATTGCATGAACATATTAAAGACTTGCGACTTGTAGTGATGTCACTCGAAGAAAGTGTTCCTCGTAGTTAAAATTTCGTTAAAATAACTTCGAGACAATTATGTAATGTTGTTATTTTTCTTGTTCACTTTCAAAGCTATTGAAGGAAAGACGGCCTTGCGACCAGATAACAAATCTGTATTCAGTTCTCTCAGAACTTTTTCGCAAAAGGTTTCGGTAGATGATgactttaagtgagtgagtttagttttacgccgcactcagcaatattccagctatatggcggcggtctgaaataatcgagtctgggtgagtgagttaatatttaacgtcacatcggcaatatctcagccatatcgtgacgagaacatttaatactaaaatgaaatatatgtgtattataaaacctgtcagcgaaggacagtaaaacaactaggatatcacagagtagaatataaaactagtatctatacctaaaacaatttatctatacaggacaatacaaagtaaaaacgggctatagattgctaacaactgaaggtagatcaccatactagggaccatggggacttacagtacttttgctacctgcatggaccctagctggatttacatcattccctcagccttcagcaatttgtgaaatctagccatacaataaaaagacacgtattctacgattaaaaacctggaaatttagaattgactttgactgtttgaggacttacgtaccctctcaggaggacaataattttacaatacttcaaccccctttgagggtacagccacttacaattctagttacaaatctaaacaaccaataattaaaatacatctatttacagaacacgttTTTCAAAATtctaccaaaaaatcaatttcttttaaaaaaccaacgaTTAAATGAGCATTAATGTTAGTAAAaggatcctttacagttttgacattaaaatatttatcccttgttatggagaattcgacacagtcaagcagaatatgcttgaccgtgactctctcatcgcaagggatacaaaatggaggatcctcatctttcaaaatatatgaacgagtatatctagtatggccaatacgacatcgtcttaaaataacctcttcaaatctggactgacagcccaagtatgTGTAACCAATCtacggttttatttcgtgtaatttatttatacctacttgggtgtcccacttcttctgcatcagatcacggatgtaagttctaatgctagctttgtaatcagtgtatggaataagaagtggtgtcacagttttgttgagtgctgccttagcagcaagatcagccattgcgttaccggaaatgcctacgtggctgagtaaccaacagaatacgatgtcgtattggccagtagcaagattattatacaattcaataatttctattaaaagtgga
It encodes:
- the LOC137261932 gene encoding beta-1,3-galactosyltransferase 5-like produces the protein MMKACCLALMGVSVAALLVALKYSDFFIQVRVHNYRTRPISGEDPEHSNKHLPTIWTQTVTLSGSSVTSDHDRKQSNNTQIIPPKPKTKLKVQTWNHPKDNPAFFKRREHKVTPLDFKFIIASDVCSNGQTDLIILVLSVTSHRDWRNSIRQTWGSFTHNNTWAGTSLSFVVRLVFLFGETENVSENTDLRKEASENHDIVQANFKESYFNLTYKVMSGLKWVKDHCPGTKFIMKNDEDSFVHIPWLVERLQSTDWNNRIIGPYFTNEIHHTSGKYAVSDHAYPFRVYPPHVKGNIYILPTNMAMQILEAAEYMPYVNMEDAHITGILAKVVGANHKGIPRNEYNPHVRPGVCDFAKRRKFAGRDVSANYARDIWVKLESPKLCKQKMVSERSSISEYRRHKNM